In Solanum pennellii chromosome 3, SPENNV200, a single window of DNA contains:
- the LOC107012824 gene encoding uncharacterized protein LOC107012824, with product MEQNLPVIAKKFWNIVRIAFFMLRKGISKRKFMLDFNLLMKRGKIASKAAFHNLMFHHAHQFSSSSSSSASSSTPESVCARAPSSEYEFSCINSPAYPAFHLPFNFNKRGKHHAHLFPCAHAPATADDDVVVMNAAMMKALEMIQSANASPANNLPGFGRTPTVRQLRITDSPFPLKDVEEDSQVDEAAEKFISKFYRDLMRQSSPGGA from the coding sequence atggagcaAAATTTGCCAGTTATAGCAAAGAAATTCTGGAACATAGTGCGAATAGCTTTCTTCATGTTGAGAAAAGGAATCTCAAAGAGAAAATTCATGCTCGATTTCAACTTACTCATGAAGCGTGGAAAAATCGCTAGTAAAGCCGCATTTCATAATCTCATGTTTCACCACGCGCACCAATTCTCTTCATCGTCTTCATCATCAGCTTCTTCTTCAACTCCTGAGTCCGTGTGTGCACGCGCTCCATCCAGCGAGTACGAATTCAGTTGCATTAACAGCCCAGCGTACCCAGCTTTTCACCTTCCGTTCAACTTCAACAAGCGCGGCAAGCACCACGCTCATCTCTTTCCGTGCGCACACGCTCCGGCCACCGCAGACGACGACGTTGTTGTGATGAATGCTGCTATGATGAAGGCTTTGGAAATGATTCAGAGTGCTAATGCGTCGCCGGCGAATAATCTGCCTGGATTCGGAAGGACTCCGACGGTGAGGCAGTTGAGGATTACCGACTCGCCGTTTCCGCTGAAAGATGTTGAAGAAGATAGTCAAGTTGATGAAGCTGCTGAGAAATTTATTTCGAAATTCTATAGGGATTTGATGAGGCAATCTTCCCCTGGTGGTGCTTAA
- the LOC107013796 gene encoding uncharacterized protein LOC107013796: MAPHGETIVTSNVRNLSKPPRLSNDSLKRTMSEITYEWMKNDAIIDENLPPVSEVESAKCECCGMSDDYTSEYIDQIRKKYLGKWICGLCADAVKEEAQKNGGKNEEALTTHMSACSKFNKFGRAYPVLNQAEAMRQMLKKNTKGVMRAKSISPRERIMQKKSGGLARTNSCIPAITKEMSDLNIVT, encoded by the coding sequence ATGGCACCTCATGGAGAGACTATTGTAACGTCCAACGTTCGAAACCTTAGCAAACCACCTCGTCTCTCTAACGACAGCCTAAAAAGGACAATGTCTGAAATTACATACGAGTGGATGAAGAATGATGCAATTATCGATGAAAATCTCCCTCCAGTGTCTGAGGTAGAAAGCGCGAAATGTGAGTGTTGTGGCATGAGTGATGACTACACATCTGAATATATCGATCAAAttcgaaaaaaatatttaggtaAGTGGATATGTGGGCTTTGTGCTGATGCAGTAAAAGAAGAGGCCCAAAAGAATGgaggaaaaaatgaagaagcaTTAACTACTCATATGAGTGCTTGTagcaaatttaacaaatttggTAGGGCTTATCCAGTACTTAATCAAGCTGAGGCAATGAGACAAATGTTGAAGAAAAATACAAAGGGAGTTATGAGGGCAAAATCAATCAGTCCCAGGGAAAGAATTATGCAAAAGAAGAGTGGTGGACTTGCTAGAACTAATAGTTGCATCCCTGCCATTACTAAAGAAATGAGTGACCTTAATATAGTAACCTGA
- the LOC107015207 gene encoding homeobox-leucine zipper protein ATHB-15, protein MASCKDGKSVVLDNGKYVRYTPEQVEALERLYHDCPKPSSMRRQQLIRECPILSNIEPKQIKVWFQNRRCREKQRKEASRLQSVNRKLTAMNKLLMEENDRLQKQVSQLVYENGYFRRQSHSTPLATKDTSCDSVVTSGQHHLTSQHPPRDASPAGLLSIAEETLTEFLSKATGTAVEWVQMPGMKPGPDSIGIIAISHGCTGVAARACGLVGLEPTRVSEILKDRPSWYRDCRVVEVLNVLPTANGGTIELLYMQLYAPTTLAPARDFWLLRYTTVMDDGSLVVCERSLGNTQNGPSMPPVQNFVRAEILPSGYLIRPCEGGGSIIHIVDHMNLEAWSVPEVLRPLYESSAVLAQKTTVAALRYLRQIAQEVSQTNVTNWGRRPAALRALSQRLSRGFNEALNGIADEGWSMLDSDGMDDVTILVNSSPDKLMGLNLPFANGFSPMSNAVMCAKASMLLQNVPPAILLRFLREHRSEWADNNIDAYAAAAIKVGPCSLPGARVGNFGGQVILPLAHTVEHEELLEVIKLEGHSPEDAIMPRDMFLLQLCSGMDENAVGTCAELVFAPIDASFADDAPLLPSGFRIISLESGKEASSPNRTLDLTSALETGPAENKAANDLHTSGGSSRSVMTIAFQFAFESHMQESVASMARQYVRSIISSVQRVALALSPSHLGSHGGLRLPLGTPEAHTLARWICQSYRCFLGVELLKLNTDQGSESILKSLWHHSDAIICCSAKALPVFTFANQAGLDMLETTLVALQDITLEKIFDDHGKKNLCTEFPQIMQQGFACLQGGICLSSMSRPISYERAVAWKVMNEEDTAHCICFMFVNWSFV, encoded by the exons atggctTCCTGCAAGGATGGTAAGTCGGTGGTGTTGGATAACGGAAAGTATGTCCGGTATACACCTGAGCAGGTTGAAGCCCTTGAGAGGCTTTATCATGATTGTCCTAAACCAAGTTCAATGCGCCGTCAGCAGCTTATCAGAGAATGTCCTATCCTCTCTAACATTGAACCTAAGCAAATCAAAGTTTGGTTCCAGAATCGAAG ATGCAGGGAGAAACAGAGGAAAGAGGCGTCAAGGCTTCAGTCTGTGAATAGGAAGCTGACGGCAATGAACAAGCTATTAATGGAAGAAAATGATAGACTACAGAAGCAAGTTTCTCAACTGGTGTATGAAAATGGCTACTTTCGCAGGCAAAGTCACAGT ACTCCACTTGCTACGAAAGATACTAGTTGTGATTCAGTGGTGACTAGTGGTCAGCACCACTTGACATCTCAGCATCCGCCGAGGGATGCTAGTCCTGCAGG ACTTTTGTCCATTGCAGAAGAAACTTTAACAGAGTTTCTTTCAAAGGCTACTGGAACTGCTGTTGAGTGGGTCCAAATGCCTGGAATGAag CCTGGTCCGGATTCCATTGGAATCATTGCTATTTCTCATGGTTGCACTGGCGTGGCAGCAAGAGCTTGTGGCCTGGTTGGTCTAGAGCCAACGAGG GTCTCCGAAATCCTTAAGGATCGACCTTCTTGGTATCGTGACTGCCGGGTTGTTGAAGTTCTCAATGTGCTGCCTACTGCCAATGGTGGAACCATTGAACTCCTTTACATGCAG ctTTATGCACCAACAACGTTGGCACCTGCCCGTGATTTCTGGCTCTTACGATATACAACTGTTATGGATGATGGCAGTCTCGTG GTGTGTGAAAGGTCACTTGGAAATACTCAAAATGGTCCAAGTATGCCACCTGTTCAGAATTTTGTGAGAGCAGAAATCCTACCTAGTGGATACCTGATTAGACCTTGTGAGGGGGGTGGTTCAATTATCCACATTGTTGATCATATGAATTTAGAG GCATGGAGTGTGCCTGAAGTCTTACGCCCACTTTATGAGTCATCAGCAGTGCTAGCTCAGAAGACGACAGTGGCT GCACTACGCTACCTCAGGCAGATTGCACAGGAGGTTTCACAGACTAATGTTACTAACTGGGGAAGACGACCCGCAGCTCTACGTGCATTAAGCCAGAGGCTGAGCAG AGGCTTCAATGAGGCTCTTAATGGTATAGCTGATGAGGGCTGGTCAATGCTCGATAGCGATGGAATGGATGATGTTACCATCCTTGTGAACTCTTCTCCTGACAAGTTGATGGGCTTAAACCTTCCTTTTGCAAATGGATTTTCACCTATGAGCAATGCGGTTATGTGTGCAAAAGCATCAATGCTTCTACAG AATGTGCCTCCTGCTATACTTCTCAGGTTCCTACGTGAACATCGATCTGAATGGGCGGACAACAATATAGATGCTTATGCTGCTGCAGCCATTAAAGTTGGTCCCTGCAGCTTACCTGGGGCTCGAGTTGGTAACTTCGGGGGTCAAGTGATACTTCCACTCGCTCACACTGTTGAGCATGAAGAG TTGCTGGAGGTCATTAAGTTGGAAGGTCATTCTCCTGAGGACGCGATAATGCCACGAGATATGTTTCTATTGCAA CTATGCAGTGGAATGGATGAAAATGCTGTTGGAACTTGTGCCGAACTCGTGTTTGCTCCTATTGATGCCTCTTTTGCTGATGATGCACCATTGCTTCCGTCTGGGTTTCGCATTATTTCACTCGAGTCTGGAAAG GAAGCGTCCAGTCCAAATCGTACCCTTGATCTTACTTCTGCTCTTGAGACTGGCCCAGCGGAAAACAAAGCAGCCAATGACCTTCACACTAGTGGTGGCTCATCAAGATCTGTCATGACAATTGCTTTTCAATTTGCTTTTGAAAGCCACATGCAAGAGAGTGTTGCTTCAATGGCTCGACAGTATGTCCGAAGCATTATTTCATCTGTTCAAAGAGTTGCATTAGCACTTTCACCATCTCATTTGGGTTCTCATGGAGGTCTTCGTTTGCCATTGGGGACTCCTGAAGCACATACATTAGCTCGTTGGATCTGCCAAAGTTACAG GTGCTTTTTGGGTGTGGAGCTTCTCAAATTGAATACTGATCAAGGAAGTGAATCAATCCTCAAAAGCCTATGGCATCACTCAGATGCTATTATCTGCTGCTCCGCTAAG GCTTTGCCAGTTTTCACATTTGCAAATCAGGCTGGTCTTGACATGCTCGAGACAACCTTGGTTGCACTTCAAGATATTACCttggagaaaatatttgatGATCATGGAAAGAAGAACCTCTGCACTGAGTTCCCCCAGATAATGCAACAG GGTTTTGCATGTCTACAAGGGGGAATTTGCTTGTCAAGCATGAGCAGACCTATATCTTATGAGAGAGCAGTAGCATGGAAAGTTATGAATGAAGAAGATACTGCTCATTGCATCTGTTTCATGTTTGTCAACTGGTCATTTGTCTAA